GAAGAGCTCGCGCTTCTCGGGCACCAGGCAGAGGCCGCGCTCGACGCGCGCCTCCACGTCGAGCCCGTGGAGGTCCTCGCCTTCGAAGCGCAGCACACCCTTGCAGGGCAGCAGGCCCATGGCCGCGGCCAGCAGCGTGGTCTTGCCGGCGCCGTTGGGGCCGATCACCGAGATGATCTGGCCGTGCTCCAGGTTCAGCGAGACGCCGCGGACGGCTTCGACCTGGCCGTAGGACACGTGAAGGTCGCCTATTTCTAGCATCGCGGTCATTGGAAGGCCTTCTCGTGGCTCGTCACTTGGGGTTGTATTGCTTCCGCTCTCTGCGGTCGTGCTCCCTCTGCCTCTGCCTCTGCCTCTGCCTCAGCTTCTGGGCTGAGGTGAGGGCACTGGACTTTCGATTCGTACGTTGCTGTTGGTTTGAGGCTGGAGCCGGGGCGTCGTCCCGGCAACCGAGTCACTTTCTTTTGCTTCGCCAAAAGAAAGTAACCAAAGAAAAGGCGACCCCACTGGCCGCGACCCTCCGCTTCGCTGCGGGCAACCTGCGGTGCTCGCTTTTCGCGGGGGCCGCGCAAACTCGCCTGCGGCTCAAACACGCGCGGCCCTTTTTCCGCGAAAAGCTCCGCTCCTCGGCGCGGCCAGAGGGGACTTGGAGTCCAACGCGCCATGGCGCGTCCTTGTGTGCAATGCAGGTGGGCGTGAGCTTCGGATCCTCGCTCACGTTGACTCTCGCGGACACGCACACGCACACGCACACGCTCGTGCTCGTGCTCGTGCTCGTGCTCGTGCTCACCCTCGAGCGAATCCGCATGCCCCTGTTCCAGGCCTCGCGCAGCGAGGCCGTTGGAGGCCGAGCGAAGCAATGGCCCGTCCCATATCCCCTCTGCGCGTGCCGAGGAGCGGAGCTTTTCGCGGATCAGGGCCGCGCGTGTTTGAGCGCAGCGAGTTTGCGCGGACCCCGCGAAAAGCGAGCACCGCAGGTTGCCCGTAGCGAAGCGAAGGGACTCGCGCAGTGGGGTCGCCTTTCTTTGGTTACTTTCTTTGGCGAGACAAAGAAAGTGACTCGCCCGCCGGGGCGAAATCCCGGCTCCGAACTCAAACCACGCGCACCGTACGAAATCAAACGACCTCATACCACGCTCCCCAGATAAGCCGCCTGCACCCGCTCGTCCGCCCGCACCGCCGAAGGCACACCCTCCACCAGCTTGGACCCGAAGTTCATCACCACCAGCCGATCCACCAGCTTCATCACGAAATCCATGTCGTGTTCGACGATCAGGATGGTCACGCCCTCCTCGCGCAGCTTGCGCAGCAGGTCGCCCAGCGCCATCTTCTCCTTGCGCCGCAGCCCCGCGGCCGGCTCGTCGAGCACGAGCAGCACCGGGTCCGCCGCGAGCGCGCGGGCGATCTCCAGGATGCGCTGCGTGCCCAGCGGCAGGCTGCCCGCGAGCTCGTGCGCGCGCTCGCCCAGGCCGATGCGGTCCAGCTGGCGCTGCGCCTCCTGCAGGATCTGGCGCTCCTCGGCGCGGTCCAACCGCAGGCCCGCCTTGAGCACGCCCGAACTCGTGCGGGCATACGCACCCAGCGCGACGTTGTCCAGCAGCGTCATGTGCGGGCGCAGCTTGACGTGCTGGAAGGTGCGCGCCAGCCCCAGCCGCGCCACCTTGCGCTGCGGCATGCCGCCGATGTCGTGGCCGAGGAAGCGCACCTGCCCGGCCGTCATCGGCGCGGTGCAGGTCAGCAGGTTGAACATGGTCGACTTGCCCGCGCCGTTGGGCCCGATCAGGCCCATGATCTCGCCGGCCTTCACCTCGAAGCTCACGTCGTTGACCGCCACCAGCCCGCCGAAGCGCTTGACAGCCCCCGTGACCGAGAGGATCGGCGAACCGCGCTCGGGCAGCGTGCGATGCGGCAACGGCTCGACCGCCGCCAAGGGCTCGCGCGGCGCTTGCGCACGCGCACGCTTGTGGGTCCAGCGCCGCACGAAGCCCATCAGCCCGCCGCGCGCAAAGTGCAGCAGCAGGATGAAGAGCGTCGCGAAGGCCACGGCCTCCAGTTGCCCGGCACGCTGCGTCAAAAGCGGCAGCACGTCCTGCAGCCCGTTCTTGAGGATCAGCACCAGCGCCGAGCCGACCAGCGCGCCGGCCAGGTGCCCGAGCCCGCCGGCCACCGCCATCAGCAGGTACTCGATGCTGGCGCGCACGTCGAAGGGCGAGGGGCTCACGAAGCGGTTCATGTGCGCATAGAGCCAGCCCGCGAGGCCGGCGAACAGCGCGGCCGTCACGAACAGCGTGAGCCGCACGCGGTAGGCATCGGCCCCCACGCTGGCCAGCAGGATGGCGCCGCCGCGCAGGCTGCGGATCGCGCGGCCCGGCCGGGACTGCAGCAGGTTGTGGCTGAACAGCATGGCCAGGCCGACCAACGCCCAGATCAGGTAGTAGATGGCGCGCGGATCGGCCAGCGACCAGGTGCCGATGCTGAGGGCCGGGATGTTCGACAGGCCCGTGTGGCGCCCCAGCGCATCGACATTGCCGAACAGCATCGCGATCGACAGGCCCCAGGCGATGGTCGACAGCGGCAGGAAGTGCCCGCCCAGCCGGAGCGTGAGCATGCCGATGGCCAGCGCCGAGAGCCCGGTCAGGCCCAGCGCGAACACCAGCCCCAGCCACGGCGACAGGCCCTGCGCGGTGCTGAGCCAGGCCGTCGCGTAGGCGGCGATGCCGACGAAGGCCGCCTGCCCGAAGGAAGTCGCCCCGCCGATGCCGGTCAGCAGCACCAGCCCCAGCGCCACCAGCGCACCGATGCCGATGTCGTTGAGCAGCGAGACCGTGAAGTTGCCGGCGAGCAGCGGCACCAGCGCCAGCACCACGACGGCGAGGCCGATCCACAGCAGGCGCCTGGGGAGGCGCTTCGTCGATGCGCCTGCCGGCGTGCTGCTCACGGAGACGGCGCCTTCGGTCGTTTGCGCTGTGCTCATTGGTCCACCTCCTCTTCTTCCTCTTCCGCATGCACGCTCATGAAGGAGCGCAGCATCAGCACCGGGATCAGCAGGCTGAAGACGATCACGTCCTTCAGCGCGCCGCTCCAGAAGGAGGCGAAGCTCTCGACCACGCCCACCGCCAGCGCGCCGATGGCGGTCATCGGGTAGCTCACCAGGCCGCCGATGATCGCCGCCACGAAGGCCTTGAGCCCGATGATGAAGCCCGAGTCGTAGTACATGGTGGTGACCGGCGCGATCAGCACGCCGATCAGGCCGGCCAGCAGCGAGGCGCAGCCATAGGCCAGCAGCGCCGTGCGCGCCGGCCGGATGCCGATCAGACGCGCACCCACGCGGTTGACTGCCGTGGCGCGCAGCGCCTTGCCGGCGATCGTGCGCTCGAACACCAGGAAGAACAGGCCGCTGAGCACGACCGCCGATGCCACCATCAGGATCACCTGCCCGCTGACCGTGAAGCCGTCGCCCAGCGGGAGCGAGCCGCTGGCCAGGGGCTGCGTGCGCGAGCCCTCGGGCCCGAAGAACAGCAGGCCCAGGCCCGACAGCAGGAAGTGCAGCGCCAGCGAGACGATCAGCAGCACCAGCACCGAGGCATCGGCGATCGGCTGGAACACCACGCGCGAAAGAAGCGGCGCGATCGGCACCACCAGCAGCACCGCCGAGGCGATGTGCAGCGGCGCCGGCACGCCCGGCCGGCTCGCCAGCCAGGCCAGCAGGCAGGGGACGAGCGGCAACACGCCCCAGCCCAGCAGGGCCTTGGGGATGCGGGCGCTTTCGCCGCGCCGCACCAGGCTGCCGATCTCGGTCGCAAGCGCGAGCGCGGTCAGCACCAGCACCAGGCCGATGGTGGGCGGCACGCGCCCGGTTTCGAAAGCGGCCAGCGACAGCGCGGCAAAGGCCGCGACATCGCCGAAGGGCACGAAGACCACGCGCGTGACCGAGAAGATCAGCACCAGCCCCAGCCCGGCCAGGAGATAAACGGCGCCGTTCGCCAGGCCATCGATGCCCAGGATCAGTGCCACGTCGGGTGTCATTGAGGAGTCCTCCGCTTCTTTCCGCTGCAGCCCGGGGGCTTCAGTTGGCGAGCTTCCACTGGCCGTTCTCGAGCTTCACGATCACGCGCGCGCGCTCGTCCACGCCGTAGAGATCGCCCGGCTTGAAGTTGTAGACCCCGTGCGTGCCCACCACCTCCTTGGTGCTGGCGATCGCGTCGCGCAGCGACAGCCTGAACTCGGGCGTGCCCGGCTCGCCCTTGGCGCGCGCCGCAGCGTTGGTGAACACCAGCCAGCCGTCGAAGGAGTAGGCCGAGAAGGCGTCGCTGGTGGGCGCGTTGTTGACCTTCTGGAAGGCGGCGCGGAAATCCATCGCGATCTTCTTGGTCGGGTAGTCGTTCGGCAGCTGCTCGGCCACGATCACCGGCCCGGTGGGCATCAGCGCGCCCTGGCCGGCAGCGCCGACCACGCGCACGAAGTCGGGGTTGATCAGGCCGTGCTGGCCGTACATCGGGCCCTTGAAGCCGCGCTCGCTCAGCGCCAGGAAGGGCAGCGCGCCCGGCGTGCCGGCGCCGCCGGTCATCACCGCATCCGGCTTCATCGCCAGCAGCTTGAGCACCTGGCCGGTGACGGACGCGTCGGCCCGCGCATAGCGCTCGTTGCCCAGCACCTTGATGCCGGCCGTGGGCGCCGCCTTCATCAGCGCGTTGTAGACCAGATCCCCCCAGGCGTCGGAGAAGCCGATGTAGCCCACGGTCTTGACGCCGTCCTTCTTCATGCGCTCGACCACCGCGTCGATCATCAGCTGCGTGGGCTGCGCGACGGTGAAGACCCAGCCGTTCTCCGCCGGGTCGAGCTGGATCGGCGTGAGGCCGATCATCGGCACCTTCGCATCGCGGCCCACCTGCGCCATCGCGATCGCGGCCGGCACGCCGGAGGTGCCCATCAGCACATCGACCTTCTCCTCGTCCACCAGCTTGCGCGCGTTGCGGCCGGCGGTGGTCGGGTCGGAGCCGTCGTCGAGCACGATCAGCTGAATCTTGCGGCCGTTGACCTCGCCCTTGTAGGCCAGCGCGGCCTGCATGCCCTTGGCGTAGGGAACGCCCAGCGACGAGTTCGGACCGGAGAGCGAGACGCTCAGCCCCACCTTGAGATCGGCCGCGAATGCGGTCATCGCGAATCCGGCGGCAAGGGCCGTGGCCAGCGCGTTGCGCGCCAGGGTCTTCATCAAGCTCTTCGTCATGTCGTGGCTCCTCGAGGGGTGGGTGGGATAGGTCAGATGAACAACTGGATGGCCGGCAGCGCGCCGCCTGCGTTGAGCAGGTCGATGCGCTTCTGGCGGATCAGGAAACTCTCGCCGTGCCGCACCAGCAGGTGGCGGCAGGTGCCGGCGAGCAGCAATTGCTCTTCGCCGCGCGCCTCCACATAGATGAAGGGCGTCGCGAGCGCGAGGCCGGTCTCGTCGTCCTGCTCGATCACGGAGCGCTGCAGCACATGCTGGCAATGGCTTCGGGGATGCTGCGAGTGGGCGCGCGGATTCTTCAGGCGCTCGATGCGCAGCTGCAGCAGCAGCCGGTCCTCGTAGGCGATGGAGTTGTGCGAGAGCGGATCGGCCTGCGCGGCACCCTGCAGCGGCACCCAGTAGTGGCCATCCTCGGCGAAGAGCGCGAGCCAGTCGTCGAAGCGAGCGGCATCGAGCAGGGCCGCCTCGTGCGCGACGAAGTCCTGGGCCTGCGTCATGCCGAAGGCTCCGTCATGTATCTGGCCCAGGCACGGAACTGGTTGCGCATCAGCAACTCGTTGGTGCCGTTGGTGCTGATCGTGTCCTGCGCGAGCTCGGCCGGATCGAAGTTGCGATGCAGGCTGACCCACTCGTTGCCCTCGGCCGCCAGGCCTCGCTGCATGCTTTCGAACAGGTGCACGTCGTCGTGCGCCACCACCGACATGGGCGAGAAGACCAGGCGGTTGTACGTCATCGCGCGCTCGAAGAGCAGATCGGGTGCGCCCGCTGCGCGGAAGCTCCAGGCCTCGATCAGCGTGCGGTTCGCGGCCAGCGGCCGGATCACCCGGATGGCCTGCGGCGAACCCTTGACCGAGAGGCTGGGGAAGAGCACCGAGTTCTGCGGCGAGCGCTGCAGGATCTCCATCGCCCGCTCGGCGCCGTGCGCCTCGCGCATCGCGGCCTCGTAGTCGGGCAGCTGCGCGTAGTTCGAGTGGATGCTGAAGTTGATGCCCAGCACGCTGTGGCCGTTGGCGAACACACGCCCGCCCATCCTGTCGAAAAAGTCGTAGCCCGAGCCGAAAGGCAGGATCTGCTCCATCGCCATCGGCTTGGGCTCATCCGGCGAGCGGCCCTGCCACAGCGCATCGGCCGCCTGCGTGGCGGACTCGTGCGTGGACATCGGATGCACCGTATCGTTGATGTTCTCGAGGTACATCTTCCAGTTGCAATGGATGATGTTGCGCAGCACGCCGCCGCCAACCGAGAGCCGGCCTTCGGGCGAGCGCTCGACCATGTTGTCGATGGCGCCCAGCACCTCGCCGAAATAGTCCTCGAAGCGCGGGCCCCGCTCGGCGAGCCGCACGAACACGAAATCGCGGTAGACCGCCGTGTTCTTCAGCTCGACCAGCCCGCGCCCCGATTCGCATTCCTTCAGGCGCGTGCCCTCGTAGCCTGACTTCAGCGGGATCGCCAGCGGCGCGCCGTCCAGCTTGTAGGTCCAGGCGTGATAAGGGCAGCGGAAGAACTTGCCGGCATTGCCGCTCTCGTCCGTCACCAGCCGGCTGCCCTTGTGCGCGCAGCGGTTGTAGAACACGCGCACCGCGCCATCAGCCTGGCGCACCATCATCACGGGGCGGCCGGCGAGCTCCAGCGCCCAGTAGTCGCCGGGGTTCGGCACCTGGCTCGCGTGCCCCACGTAGAGCCAGGTGTTGGCGAAGAAGCGCTCCTGCTCCAGCGCGAACAGTTCCTCGCTCAGGTACAGATCGCGGTGCACGCGGTCGTCCTGGACCAGCGCGCGAATGGCGTCGGGTCGGTCGCGATAGGTGTTCATCGCCGGGCGGCCTGTTCTTCCGGCGCGACTAGGGCACCAGCTTCCACTGGCCCTTTTCCATGCGCACCACCACCACGGCGCGCTGGTCGGAGCCATAGCGGTTGTCGGGCTTGAAGTTGTAGACGCCGTGCGTGCCCACCAGCTCCTTGGTACTCACGATGGCATCACGCAGCGCCGTGCGATAGGCCGGCGTGCCGGGCTCGCCCTTGGCGCGGGAGGCGGCATCGGCGAGCAGCAGGTAGGCGTCGTAGGTGTAGGAGGAGAAGGCGTCGGTCGGCACCGCACCGTGCACCTTCTGATAGGCGCTGCGGAAGTTCATCGACACCTTCTTGATCGGGTTGTCGGCCGGCAGCTGGTCGGCCACCAGCACCGGGCCGCTGGGCACCTGCAGGCCTTCGATCGAGGCCCCACCCACGCGCACGAAGTCGGCATTGATCAGCCCATGCGTCCCGTAGAGCCGGCCCTTGTAGCCACGCTCGGCGAGGCCCAGGTAGGGAAGCGCGCCAGGCGTGCCAGAGTTGCCGGCGAACACCGCGTCGGGCCGGCTCGCCATGATCTTCAGCACCTGTCCCGCGACCGAGGAGTCGGAACGCGCGTAGCGCTCGTTGGCCACCACCTTGATGCCGGCCGCCTCGGCGCTCTTCACCAGCGAGTCGTAGGCCAGGTCGCCCAGGGCGTCGGAGAAGCCGATGAAAGCCACCGTCTTCACGCCCGACTTCTTCATCTGCTCGACCACGCCGGCCACCATCAGCGGGAAGGGCTGCGAGACCGTCACCGTCCAGGCGCCCTCGGGCCCGGGAATGGTGACCGGCGTCGGCGAGATCAGCGGCGTGTTGAGCTCACGCGCCACGGCTGCGATGGCCATCGCGTTGGGCACGCCCGAGCTGCCGATCAGCACGTCGACCTTGTCCTCGGTCACGAGCTTGCGCGCATTGCGGCCGGCGGTGGTGGGGTCGGAGGCGTCGTCGAGCACGATCAGCTCGACCTTGTGCCCTGCCAGCTGCGGATGCTCCGCGATCGCGGCGCGAATGCCCTTCTCATAGGGAATGCCCAGCGCGGAGACGGGTCCCGACAGCGAGCTGATGAAGCCGATCTTGAGATCGGCGGCCGTGGCTTGCGCCGTCGCCAAGGCGATCGCTGTGAGGCCGATGAGACGTGCGATGTTCTTCATGTTCAGGGGACCAGTTTCCATTGACCTTTTTCGAGCTTGACGACCACGCGCGAGCGCTCGTCCGAGCCGTAGCGGTTGTCCGGCTTGAAGTTGTAGACGCTGTGCGTGCCCACCAGCTCCTTGGTGCTGACGATCGCATCGCGCAGTGCCACGCGATACGCCGGCGTGCCCGGCTCGCCCTTGGCGCGCTGTGCGGCATCGAGGAACAGCAGCCAGGCGTCGAAGGTGTAGGCGGAGAAGGCGTCGGTCGGCGCCGCGCCGTTGGCCTTCTGGTAGGCCGCGCGGAAGTCCATCGACGTTTTGCGGATCGGGTTGGAATCAGGCAGTTGCTCGGCCACGATCACCGGCCCGGTGGGTGCCAGCAGGCCTTCGACCGCACTGCCGCCGACGCGCACGAAGTCGGGGTTGATCAACGCATGCATGCCGTAGATCTGGCCCTTGTAGCCGCGCTCCGAGAGCGCCAGGTAGGGCAGCGCGCCCGGCGTGCCGGAGGTGCCGGTGATCACCGCGTCGGGACGCAGCGCGACGATCTTCAGCACCTGGCCGGTCACCGAGGCATCGGCGCGCGCGTAGCGCTCGTTGCTCACCACCTTGATGCCGGCCGCCGGCGCGCTCTTGGTGAGCGCGTCATAGACCAGGTCGCCCCAGGCGTCGGAAAAGCCGATGTAGCCCACGGTCTTCACGCCGGACTTCTTCATCTGCTCGACCACCGCGTCCAGCATCAGCGGCGCTGGCTGCGGCAGCGTGACCATCCACGCGCCTTCCTCGCCCGGCAGGTTGGCGTTGGCGATGGAGATCAGCGGCGTCTTCGTCTCGCGCGCCACCGCGGCGATGGCCAGCGCGCCGGGCGAGCCGGCCGTGCCGATGATGACGTCGACCTTGTCCTCGTCGATCATCTTGCGTGCATTGCGCGCGGCGGTCGACGGATCGGAGGCGTCGTCGAGCTGCACCAGCTGGATCTTGCGGCCGTTCAACTCCGACTTGTACGCCAGCGCAGCCTTCATGCCCTTGTCGTAGGGAATGCCCAGCGAGGACACAGGCCCCGACAGCGAGGTAATGAAGCCGACCTTGTAGTCGGCAGCCCAGGCACTGGCCGCGCTCAGCGCGCCGATGCCGAGGACGATGCCCGCCAGGGCGCGGATGGGGCTTGGAACTTTCATGACGATCCTCCGGAAGTTGAAGTGGTCTGAAGATGATTTGTGAAATGTTTAGACCTAAACAATACTAGCGAGACGACAGTGCAATGACAAGGGAGACAACGAGGGTTTCGGGTAAAGGAGCGCGCAACGCACCGCTACAGGGCCAGGCTGCCCACGCTGGTGCCGCCGCACACATAGAGCACCTGGCCGGTGACGAAGCCGTTGGCCGGGTCGACGAAGAAGCGCACGGCCCGTGCCACATCGGCCGCCTCGCCCAGGCGCTGCACCGGCACCGAGGCGGCGAGCCGGCGCTCCTTCTCGCTGCCGGCTTCCACCACGTCGTAGAACATGTCCGTGCGGATCGGCCCTGGCGCCACCACGTTCACGGTGATGCCCTCGGCCGCGAGCTCGAGCGCCCAGGTGCGCGCCATGCCCAGCATGCCGGCCTTGGTGGCGGAGTAGCTCGTGCGCGTGGCCAGGCCCACCGCGGCGCGCGAGGACATGAGCACGATGCGGCCGAAGCGCTCGGCCCGCATCGCCGGCAGCGCGGCCTGCACCAGCTGGATGGCGCAGCCCAGATGCAGTTCGACCAGCGCGTCGAGATCCTCGAGCTGGACCTCGGGCAACAGCGCCGGCCGGATCACGCCCGCGTTGTGCACCACGGTCCTGACTTCGAAGCGCCGCGCCATCTCCTGCGCGGCCTGCGCGGTGGCGGCGCGGTCCATCAGGTCGACTTCGATGCTGAAGAGCTTGGGGTGGTTGATCTCGCATCGGCGCCGCGCCAGCGACACCACCTCGTAGCCTTGGGCGAGCAGGTCCGCGCAGATCGCCTTGCCGATGCCGGCACTGCCGCCGGTGACGGCGGCGACGGGATGCGTGAGGTTCATCGTGGTCTCCTGTTATGGCTCAAGCAGCATCCCCCACCAGCGCCAGCACGCGCAACGGGCTGCCGCTGCCCTTCTCGATCTTGAGCGGCGGGCAGATCAGCACCGCGCCGGTCGGCGGCAGCAGGTCGAGGTTGCTCAGGCACTGCAGGCCATAGCGGCCCGCGCCGTGCATGAAGTAGTGGCAGGGATAGGGCGGGCGCAGGTGGTAGCCCTGGCCCGCATCGGTGCCGATGGCTTCGGAGCCGAAGCCCAGCACATCGCGCTGCTCGACCAGGAAGCGCACCGCCTCCGTGCTCGGGCCCGGCGTGTGCTGGCCGGTCTCGTCGAAGTTCTGGTAGGCCTCGGGGTCCTGCCGCTTCGACCAGTCCGTGCGCATCAGCACCCACGCGCCCTTGGGGATGCGGCCGTGCTTTGCCTCGAAGCGCTCGATGTCCTCCACCGTCATCAGGTAGTCGGGATCGGACTTCACCTGCTCCGAGCAATCGATCACGCAGGCCGGCGCCACGAAGTGCTGCACGGGGATGGTGTCGACCGAGTTGTTCGGCAGGTCGCGGCCCGAGATCCAGTGGATGGGCGCGTCGAAGTGCGTGCCCGTGTGCTCGCCGCACGAAAAGTTGTTCCAGTACCAGCCGGGCCCGCGCTCGTCGTACTTCGACACCTCCTCGATGCGGAAGGGCCAGCACTGGCCCATCTCGGGCGGCAGCGCGATCTGCGGGAACTCGGGCGTGAGCGTCTGCGTGAGGTCGACCACGCGGATACGGCCCGTGGCCATGGCGCCGACCAGGCCGCCGAGGATCTCGGCGGTAGACATCAGTTCGGTTGTCGTCATTGTGTTGCTCCTGTTCAGCCGCCAGCAGCCAGCTCGCGTTCGAGCACCTTGGGGTTGTCGCGCCAGCGCTCCAGCCATTCCTGCGCCACGTCGCCCGGGTACACATCCTCGAGCCCTTCGCGCAGCGCCTTGACGATCGCGTTGGCGAGCGCGCCGGGTGTCACCTTCGGCGGCGGCATGTGCTGGTTCCATTCGTCGTCGATCGGCCCCGGGAACACGTTGACAACGCGAATGCCGGCCGGCCGCATTTCGGCGCGCAGGCATTGCGCCAGCGAATACGCCGCCGCTTTCGAGGCGCTGAAGGTGCCGTGCGGCGGGAAGTTCGCGAGCGCGTAGATCGACAGCAGGTTGACCCAGGCCGTGGCGCTGGTCACGCCATCGGCCGAGCGGCCCTTGAGCGCCGGCCCGAATTCCTGCGCCAGCCGCAGCAGGCCGAAGTAGTTGATGTCCATCTCGGCCTTGGCCACGTCGGTGCCGCGGCGCGCGCCGATGCCGAAGGTGCGGTGCACCTCGGCGTTGTTGATCACGATGTCGACCTTGCCGCCGATCTCGCCGGCCAGCTCGCTGACCGAACGGCCGTTGGTCAGGTCCAGCGGCACCAGCGTCACCTGCGGCAGGGCCGTGATGTCGTCCATTCCGCCGAGCTTCTTCCAGGGCTCGGCATGGCCGACCCAGACGATGTCTGCACCGGCCTTCACCAGGGCACGCACCAGGGCCTGCCCCACCGGGGTCTTGCCATCGGTGACCAGCGCCTTGCGGTACTTCGGGTCGCTGGTCATCTCGCGCAGCATCTTGTCGTCGGCCATATGGGCACTCCCTTCGTTCGGAAATCCAATGAGGACGGCCTGTCCCGCGCGGTCCAGGCGCGCGCCCACGCGCACCCGCGCCGGCGCATCGCCGACCTCGCCGTGCAGGTGGACCATGAGCGTCGGGCCGGTGTCGAGGTGCACCAGGCCCAGGCGCCAGGGCAGGCGCTCGCGGAAGAACAGGTCGTTGCTGTGATGCAGCGTGGTGGTGCTGATGAGCTCGCCTTCGCCGGTCTGCTCGCGCCAGTGCAGGCGCGGCGAAAGGCACTTGTGGCAGGCCTCGCGCGGCGGGTACTGCACCGTGCCGCAGTCCTTGCAGGTCTGCAGTTCGAAGCGGCCTTCGGCGGCCGCGGCCGTCATGCCCAGCGCGACGCGGCCGCGGGAACCCGGCGGCAGGTTCATCTGCCGCGTGCGCAGGATCGGGTTCTTGCGCTTGGGGCGCATCAGGGGCATGGTCATGACGGTCTTCCGAGGATGACCGCGCCGGTGCAGAGGCAGCGGTCGTAGGTGACCATGCCGAAGCCCGCGACCAGGCCGAGCTTCGCATCGGGCACGGCGCGGGGGCCGGCCGCATCGGTGAGCTGGCGGATCGCCTCCACCATGCCGAGAAAGCCACCGGCCGCGCCGGCCTGACCGGCCGAGAGCTGGCCGCCGCTGGTGTTGTTGGGAAAGCTGCCGTCGAAGGTCATGGTGTTCGCGCGCACGAATTCCGGGCCCTCGCCCTTCTCGCAGAAGCCCAGGTCTTCGAACTGCATCATCACGATCACCGGGTAGTCGTCGTAGGTCTGGACGAAGTCCAGGTCGGGGGGCGTGACGCCGGCCTGTGCGTAGAGGTCGTCGCGGTCCTTGCGCCAGCCGCCCTGCACCATCACCGGGTCTTCGGCATAGGCGTTGTGGCGCTCGATGGCGCCGCGGATCACCGCATGCGGCAGGCCCAGGTCGCGGGCACGCGCCTCGCTCATCACGAGGAAGGCATCCGCACCCGCGCAGGGCATCACGCAGTCGAACAAGTGGATCGGGTCGGAGATGGGCCGCGCATCCATGTATTCCTCGAGCGTGAGCGGCTTCTTGAACACGGCGTTCGGGTTGCCCAGCGCATTGGTGCGCTGGTCCACCGCGATGCGGCCGAAGTCCTCGCGCTTGGCGCCGTAGGTGCGCATGTAGTTCGCGGTGATCAT
Above is a window of Variovorax sp. RA8 DNA encoding:
- a CDS encoding thiolase family protein — translated: MSKRLSYEGVAVAVPVTVPYARYSTRSAHWFIGQALDALVKASGVAKEDIDGLSLSSFSLAPDTAVGVTQHLGLSPRWLDHMPTGGASGVMCLRRAARAVQAGDADIVACVGADTNHVDSFRLTLGSFSNFARDASYPYGSGGPNSIFAMITANYMRTYGAKREDFGRIAVDQRTNALGNPNAVFKKPLTLEEYMDARPISDPIHLFDCVMPCAGADAFLVMSEARARDLGLPHAVIRGAIERHNAYAEDPVMVQGGWRKDRDDLYAQAGVTPPDLDFVQTYDDYPVIVMMQFEDLGFCEKGEGPEFVRANTMTFDGSFPNNTSGGQLSAGQAGAAGGFLGMVEAIRQLTDAAGPRAVPDAKLGLVAGFGMVTYDRCLCTGAVILGRPS
- a CDS encoding SDR family NAD(P)-dependent oxidoreductase, whose amino-acid sequence is MTMPLMRPKRKNPILRTRQMNLPPGSRGRVALGMTAAAAEGRFELQTCKDCGTVQYPPREACHKCLSPRLHWREQTGEGELISTTTLHHSNDLFFRERLPWRLGLVHLDTGPTLMVHLHGEVGDAPARVRVGARLDRAGQAVLIGFPNEGSAHMADDKMLREMTSDPKYRKALVTDGKTPVGQALVRALVKAGADIVWVGHAEPWKKLGGMDDITALPQVTLVPLDLTNGRSVSELAGEIGGKVDIVINNAEVHRTFGIGARRGTDVAKAEMDINYFGLLRLAQEFGPALKGRSADGVTSATAWVNLLSIYALANFPPHGTFSASKAAAYSLAQCLRAEMRPAGIRVVNVFPGPIDDEWNQHMPPPKVTPGALANAIVKALREGLEDVYPGDVAQEWLERWRDNPKVLERELAAGG
- a CDS encoding SDR family oxidoreductase — encoded protein: MNLTHPVAAVTGGSAGIGKAICADLLAQGYEVVSLARRRCEINHPKLFSIEVDLMDRAATAQAAQEMARRFEVRTVVHNAGVIRPALLPEVQLEDLDALVELHLGCAIQLVQAALPAMRAERFGRIVLMSSRAAVGLATRTSYSATKAGMLGMARTWALELAAEGITVNVVAPGPIRTDMFYDVVEAGSEKERRLAASVPVQRLGEAADVARAVRFFVDPANGFVTGQVLYVCGGTSVGSLAL
- a CDS encoding cyclase family protein, with the protein product MTTTELMSTAEILGGLVGAMATGRIRVVDLTQTLTPEFPQIALPPEMGQCWPFRIEEVSKYDERGPGWYWNNFSCGEHTGTHFDAPIHWISGRDLPNNSVDTIPVQHFVAPACVIDCSEQVKSDPDYLMTVEDIERFEAKHGRIPKGAWVLMRTDWSKRQDPEAYQNFDETGQHTPGPSTEAVRFLVEQRDVLGFGSEAIGTDAGQGYHLRPPYPCHYFMHGAGRYGLQCLSNLDLLPPTGAVLICPPLKIEKGSGSPLRVLALVGDAA
- a CDS encoding ABC transporter substrate-binding protein, which encodes MKVPSPIRALAGIVLGIGALSAASAWAADYKVGFITSLSGPVSSLGIPYDKGMKAALAYKSELNGRKIQLVQLDDASDPSTAARNARKMIDEDKVDVIIGTAGSPGALAIAAVARETKTPLISIANANLPGEEGAWMVTLPQPAPLMLDAVVEQMKKSGVKTVGYIGFSDAWGDLVYDALTKSAPAAGIKVVSNERYARADASVTGQVLKIVALRPDAVITGTSGTPGALPYLALSERGYKGQIYGMHALINPDFVRVGGSAVEGLLAPTGPVIVAEQLPDSNPIRKTSMDFRAAYQKANGAAPTDAFSAYTFDAWLLFLDAAQRAKGEPGTPAYRVALRDAIVSTKELVGTHSVYNFKPDNRYGSDERSRVVVKLEKGQWKLVP